From the genome of Papaver somniferum cultivar HN1 chromosome 2, ASM357369v1, whole genome shotgun sequence, one region includes:
- the LOC113352642 gene encoding uncharacterized protein LOC113352642 — protein MFFDGSSYDSYGGAGIVFETPKKKLLSFAFKLDFECSNNVAEYEALILGLRMSEELNLGEIDVKRDSNLVTNQISGDFQVKVAHLAPYGAEAQELITIRGCTVIEHTGRSTNKHADALTTLAAMLQLNEADEGTIVVKRRALPSTWKKDAAFELKDDWRTSYIEDLTREADDQLLPVKLLKHFVVIRGALYFRTSGGALSRCVGKSEAQEIMNCVHEESSGQTGRIKLYRRLQRMGVYWPNMAVQAAVIKDKCDDSQAPQ, from the coding sequence ATGTTTTTTGATGGATCGTCATACGACTCTTATGGAGGAGCAGGGATAGTATTTGAGACGCCCAAGAAAAAATTGTTATCATTCGCTTTTAAGCTAGACTTTGAATGTAGCAATAATGTGGCAGAATATGAGGCATTGATTCTTGGGTTACGAATGTCCGAGGAACTCAATCTAGGAGAAATCGACGTCAAGAGAGACTCGAATCTAGTCACAAACCAAATATCGGGTGATTTCCAGGTAAAGGTGGCGCATTTGGCACCATACGGAGCAGAAGCTCAAGAACTAATAACGATAAGAGGATGCACCGTCATCGAGCATACTGGAAGATCCACCAACAAGCATGCAGATGCGTTGACTACCTTAGCGGCCATGCTACAGTTAAATGAAGCCGACGAAGGCACCATAGTGGTAAAAAGAAGGGCACTACCCAGCACATGGAAAAAAGATGCAGCATTCGAATTAAAGGATGATTGGAGAACATCATACATCGAAGATCTGACTAGAGAGGCGGATGATCAGTTACTGCCCGTTAAATTGTTGAAACATTTTGTTGTAATCCGAGGAGCGTTGTACTTTCGAACATCCGGAGGTGCTTTATCACGATGTGTGGGAAAGTCAGAAGCGCAGGAAATAATGAATTGCGTCCATGAAGAATCATCCGGACAGACAGGAAGGATAAAACTGTACCGACGACTACAGAGGATGGGTGTATACTGGCCAAATATGGCAGTCCAAGCAGCAGTAATCAAAGATAAGTGTGACGATTCTCAAGCACCCCAATAA
- the LOC113354430 gene encoding F-box/LRR-repeat protein At4g14096-like produces MEDIKVKIDAPNLISFTFCDKLPEDFVVDSFPLLHDADLYYNYGDIESTFGPLSKFITKLCNVKLLKISGAYFKILKLPKVMSTSFPTFHNLIRLEVYDIRYLQRKTLLNFLDFSPNLESLVINQVEFSGKAKENTLTFDKVPHCLVCLKSFKIRKFNGYPKELEMVKFVLKHARVLEMVIMETSYTVENYMGVHNKKKNLKAKEEALNEKIRRQLGMSPWASTGCVIQFSSS; encoded by the exons ATGGAAGATATCAAGGTCAAGATTGATGCACCAAATCTTATATCCTTCACTTTCTGTGATAAGCTACCGGAAGATTTTGTTGTGGATAGTTTTCCATTGCTACATGATGCAGATTTATACTATAACTATGGTGACATAGAGAGCACATTTGGTCCATTATCGAAGTTTATAACGAAGCTCTGCAATGTAAAGCTCTTGAAAATATCAGGTGCTTACTTTAAG ATTCTGAAGCTCCCAAAGGTCATGTCTACAAGTTTCCCTACCTTTCATAATTTGATCCGTTTGGAAGTGTATGATATTCGATACTTGCAAAGGAAAACATTACTGAACTTTCTAGATTTCTCGCCAAATTTGGAATCACTCGTCATTAATCAG GTCGAATTTAGTGGCAAAGCCAAAGAGAACACTTTGACATTTGATAAAGTGCCTCACTGTTTGGTATGCCTCAAGTCATTCAAAATTCGGAAGTTCAATGGATACCCAAAGGAGCTGGAGATGGTTAAATTCGTTCTGAAGCATGCAAGAGTTCTTGAAATGGTCATTATGGAAACTTCATATACCGTGGAAAATTACATGGGTGTGCACAATAAGAAGAAGAATCTTAAAGCTAAGGAGGAAGCTTTGAATGAGAAAATTAGGAGGCAGTTAGGAATGTCTCCATGGGCTTCAACAGGTTGTGTCATTCAGTTTTCAAGCTCCTAG